The Sinorhizobium sp. B11 genomic interval TACCATTCCGTCCAAGGCTACCCGAACAATGCGCTGAACCCGGCAGTGCCGCTGACCTACGAGTTCCTGGAAAAGGTCTTCGACGAAATGGTCGAACTCTTTCCCTCGACTTACATCCACATCGGTGGCGACGAAGTGGCGAACGGCTCCTGGCTCGCCTCGCCGCTTGCCAGGAAGCTGATGGCGGAACAAGGCATTTCCGGCACGTTCGGTCTTCAGTCCTATTTCCTGAAGCAGATCAAGACGATGCTTGACAAGCGCGGTCGCAAGCTTGCGGGCTGGAACGAGGTCGCTCATGGCGGCGGAGTTGCCGCGAAGGACAGCCTGCTGATGGCCTGGGAAAATCCGCAGGTCGGTATCGAGCTTGCCGAACAGGGTTATGATGTCGTCATGACGCCGGGCCAGGCCTATTATCTCGACATGGTACAGGCGGAAGCCTTCCAGGAACCGGGTGCGAGCTGGGCAGGCACCGTGCCGCCGGCTCACACATATGCCTATGAAGCTGCGGGCGAATTCCCCGAGGAATTGAAGCACAAGCTGAAAGGCGTCCAGGCCTGCATCTGGTCGGAGCACTTCCTGTCGCGCGGTTATTTCAACCGGCTGGTGTTCCCCCGCCTGCCTGCCATTGCCGAAGCCGCCTGGACGCCGAGGGCATCGAAGGACTGGGCTCGGTTTGCTGCGATCGTGCCGCTAAGCCCAACGCTTTAACATGGTAATCGAGAGGCAGTCGGCGCGCCACGGTCATCGATCCGACAGTGGACGCCCCTGCCCCTGGCAAATGTCGGGCGCGACCGGCCTGACCTTTCCATTCAATAGGAAATTCGGCTAAACGGCCAATGCGCCCCTCCCCGCTGGCGCGCCTGACATTGACCCACGGCGATTCTTGCAAGGACGGGAATTTTGCTCGTCTTCGCAGATGCGCTCCAAACCATTGCTGATGATGACGATGAACCGCCTGATCCCCGATGTCTTCCGCAATCCTGCAATCCGGGTGAGCATGATTGCCATCTTCACGTTCGGTTTTGCCGGCGCGACGACAAACCCTTATCGATCCGTGGTCGGTATCGTCGAACTCGGCCTGTCGAACGGGGTCTACTCCGCGCTGATTTTTGCCGCAGCGGCCGTCAACGTGATCGTCAGCATTCTTTTCGGCAATCTTGCCGACCGGCTCGGCGAATACCGCACGATGATGCTCGTTGCCGCGACATTCGGCATTCTCGGTTATGGTGCGGTCTATTTTTTCCCGACCCGGGAAATCTTTGTTCTCAGCGCTCTCCTGCTGCTGCCGGTCTATGGATCGCTGAACTCGTTGCTCTTTGCCAATGTGCGCGCGGCAGCCAGAGGAATGGCGCCTGGCGAGATTGCGACCGTCAATTCCGGGACACGGGCGATGATTTCGCTTTCCTGGGTGCTCGTTCCGGGGTTTACGGGCGTTCTGCTCTCCTCCTCGCCGTCCATGTTGCCGGCCTATCTGTTTGCCTGCATATCCTGTCTGGTCTGTGTCGGCCTCATCGGTATCCTGCTGCCGCGGCAAAGCGGCACCGACCGAGCTGCCACGCACCATCTCTCCTATCTCGCCGCTCTCGGCCAGGTGATCTCTCCGAAGATATTCAGTCGGGTAATGGCGATCGCGCTGATCAGCAGCACGCTGCATGTCAACGACGCAATATTTCCCCTCGTCGTCACCGGTGCCGCCCACGGCACGGTCGCCGATATCGGCATTCTCGTGGGGATCGTCGCACTCCTGGAAGTGGTCTTCATTATCGTATGGTCACGCATGCTGCGCATTGTCAGCCAGCTCACAGCTCTTGCCGTTGGAGCATTGATCTATGCGATCTATCTGATGCTTCTGGCTTTTGCCGATCAACCCTGGCATGTCTACGCCCTCACCATCATCAGCGGCATAGGCGCAGCCTCGCTGATCTCCGTCCCGATCACCTATCTTCAGGATCTGATAGCTGAGCGGCCAGGTCTTGGCAGCGCGCTGATCTCGGTCAACATCTTCCTCAGCGCCGGACTGAGCGCCGTGCTCTTTGCGGCCGGAACCGCTATCACCAGCTATTCCGGCACGGCTGTCGTCGGCGCTTTCTCTGGGCTTGCCGGGACGGCCTGGCTGCTGTTCCTCGACCGCCGCCGACGCTCAGGCTGAAGGCTGGAACCCATTGGCACCGCGCTGTTGGTGCAAGCAGCGATGACAGAGTTCCCGCTCTTGGAACCAATGTCCGGACAGGCAGCTGAATATCCCCGCTACGGGAATATCGCCTAACTCGGGGCGACGTCATGCCCGCCGGCGGCTCTTTGAACCAGGCGAGCAACCACCTCGGTGCGGTTCTGTGCCTGCAGCTTGCGCATTATGTGCTGCAGATGCATCTTCACCGTATGCCCCGACAAATTGAGCTTTCCCGCAATGACCTTGTTCGAGCAGCCACTTTGCAACTCTGCCAGCACATCCGCCTCGCGGGGGGTGAAATCGGCAATCGCCAGATACTGCATCCTGTCATCCAGGCTTTTCTCGGCCTCGTTCCTGGCCGGAATATACTGCTGCGGGCCGTTCGTAACGGCTCCCAGCAGCTGCGGGAAAAATGTTCCTCCTGCCAGTACAAGACGGAGACCGGCAAGAGCAATGTCAATACCGAGTGAAGTCGAGAAGAGGCCACGGATACCCATCGTGAGCGCCTGACGGGCTATGAAGACGTCATCCGTACTTGAGAGCAACGTGACAGGAGCCTCAGGAAAACGTGCAGCAATTGCCGCAAGGTCATCACGCAGGCTGATGCTCTCAATGCTTCTGCCGGCCAAATCCAATGCAATCAAACGCACCTCAGCTCCAAGAGCCCTGTCGAGACTCTCAGTCGAGATCAAATCGATAAAGTTCCACCCGGCGAGCTCATGCTCAAGCAGTTTCACCACGGTGGTGCGTGCCAGTGTAGAATGTTCGATTATGATCACAGTTGGTGCATTGCGCCCCATACGGCGCTTAGTTTTAGCACTGTCGGACACTTTCGTGCTCCCCAGAAGATTTGCAACCCAACAGCCGCTCACATTATTCCTGTTCTCGCTTCATGTCATGAGAAAAAACGAGTGTATTCTCGATAACAATAGTCTGATCTCTCATGATAATTCTTATAGTCTATGAGATACGGGCGAGAGAAAACTAGACATGTAGAACAGTTTTGAAAGCTTATCTAAGAGGAGCGTTGAATCGACTTGGCGCTGCACACCTTCCAGTTTTAGCCGAATTCACGTATGGAAAGCGCGTCAACAAACTTGCAAAAGGCACTGAAAAAGCAGGCGATCTGTTATGGATCCATTCGGGAAAGAGCCGTTTGATAGAACGAGCTGCCGATCGGCCCGGCCTTGATCCCATATCTCGGTTCAAAATAGCCGTAGACTTCGACAGCAAGACGACCAGCGCAAAAAGCGACAAAAGCCGTAGATCGCCGGTAACCCGTTATGATTACTGAATAACTAGGGGCCATTGAACGCGCCGATACCGGAATTCAGCGTTTTCACACAGGCAGCGCTGCGTCAGAACCGGCAAAGGCCAACCGGAGGCAGCGGCCTCAGGGGGGCCGAAATACATGACAATGCGGGTAAGGTCATCGTGGGAGGTGGCGCCCCTCACCGACGCGGCTGTTTCGTGCCATGCCGGCCCGGGAGACGAAGGCTGGGCGGAGGAAGCGGTTCAACATATGGCTAGCAGAAGCATCTCGTGAAGTTGGCCTCCGCAATACTAGTGGGAATACGCTAGCTATGCATGAAGCCTAGAATGTCGTCTACGAGAGCCGAATGTGCGTCCGTGAGGTTGCCCTCTCCGCTATGCCCCCCGATGCCAGCCATCTGGAGCGCATGCTGGTCATAGAGAACATGATCGACCTGTTGCGCGTCCGCCGTCCCGCCGGCGGGAACGGCAATGTTGATGGGATGGAAATAGCCGAAATTGACGTCGACCATGCTGCCGGTCGACGATCCGGTCCCGCCGCCTCCGCCCGCATGGTTGCCGGTGAAGATCGTGTCCGACGACAGGTTGAAGCCACCGCCATTGCCGCCGATGCCGGCGATCTGCATGGCGCCCTGATCGAAAATGACATTGTTTGTCTGATGAGCCTCAGCCGAGCCGCCTGCGGCGCCGATGGCGATGTTGATCGGAGAGAATATGGCAATACTTATGTCGACCATGCTGCCGACGAAATATCCATTGCCGCCGTGGCCCGCATAAAAGTCGCCGTTCAATGTCAGTGACGTTCCCGGGCTCAGCGAGTCATGGCCCGCAGCATTATGGTCTCCGCCCGAGCCGCCCATACCGCCGATCTGGGTTGCGCCCTGCAGGAAAAGTGCGTTGTTCGTTTGCAGGGCGTGAGCCTCCCCGCCGGGGCCTGCCGCCACGGCCGTGTTGACGGGAACAAAGAGCGCGGTTTCGGTGCTGACGAGCCCGCCGTAGAAGAGCCCCATGCCGCCGCTGCCGGCATGACTGGCGCCCTCGCCGCTGCCGATGGCAACGTTGCCGCTTCCGCCATTCCCGCCTATCCCGGCCATTTCGGTGGGATGCTGATTGATGAGCGCATCATTGCCCTGGAAGGCCTCGGCACTCGAATGCGGTCCTGTAATAGCGGCATTGGACGGCATGAAGACGGCCAATGCATTGCTGCTGATCACGCCGTCGCTTATTCCATCACCGCCGCCGCCGGCTGAGCTATAGCCTGGACCGGAGGCGACATCCAATGGAAGCCAGGTCGGCACCAATGCCAGATGCCCCGCGGCCACGTTGGGGGCGAGGTTTTGATCGGAGCCCGACTTGGGCAGGTCTTCCGATAAGGGACGAGTTTCCGTCATTACCGTCTCCATTCCGCGGACAACCGCACGGCCAACGAGCGTGCAGCGGATGCAGGCTGAATTGTTCAGGCCCTGGATTGCTCAGGTATTGTGCATCTGAACGGACGAAAAGCGGAGCCTGCAATTCGGCTACATCCCATCGGCTGGTTCTGTAGCCATTTGGCTGTGATGGAGGCGGCGCTCGTTAAGCGAGTTTGCCAGCGTCGGATCCGCCTTCCGGTTGGAGGCCCGGCATCCTGCACTGCGCTCGCGCCGCCGCTCATGAGAGTCTCTCAGCGCGGGAAAAGGGCGCATTTGCGGGGCGCAGCCTGATGAGAACCCTGCAACAGAGCCGGCTCCTTCTGATGGCCTGTGCCTCGAAAAGCGGGAGGACACAGACATGATCATAACAATACCATCTCCCGCCATGTGACCAAGTTCACACCAAATAACGTCGCGCAGAATATAAGTATACATCCAAAAGAACGTCTCCGAATATCTAGATAGTTTAAAGTTTAAATCGCAGGCAATATTTGCACGCGGTTGTATTGGCTGGCGGTGGCTTCCTGAATACCCACACCGTAGGGAAAAGCCGTAGAAGGAACTCGGACGAAACGAAGTAAACGAAGTAGAAGGAGTGATATCAATGCCTATTCCACAATTGTCTGACACGATCTATCTCCACAACCCTGATGCGGGTGACGCAAATGCCGGCAACGGCGGCGATGGCATCAACCATGGCAATATCGACTACAACCCGGTTGCTTATGTAGATCCCGTTCAAACGGTCTACGGGGCAGATACCCATCTGCACAACGGCGATCACGTTTGGCAGGGGGCAGATTGGGACGCTGGCGGCGGTGGACCCGGCGGTTTCAGCCAGGCCCAGAACGGCTTCCTGGCATCGCTCACCAGCGGCGCCGGCGGCGCAGGGGGAGCGGCTACTTCCAACGGCAGCCAAGGAAACACGAGCGGCGGCGATACGGCTACGGTGAATGCGGCTACGACTGCAACACAGTATACCCAGCTCGTGGCCGATCAGCATGCCACCATCCTGGCAGGCGTCGGCGGCAACGGCGGCAACGGTAACAACGCTCTCGGCGGGGACATCTCGTCAGCAGTGGTTCACACAAATCCCGAAACGACGACGGTGAACAATGCTCTCGATCATTTCATAAACGCCTTCGGCCATATCGACGTCAGCCATCTCGGCTCGTGAACTCAATGCTCTGAGGGTCGCCGGCTTCGGCTGGCGACCCTCCTGTATTGCTGAACCGGCAAGCAGCCTCTTCGTGTCAGTATCAAATGCAGCGAGATCTGATAATGGCAACGATTTCCATAAAACCATTGCGCCCGCAGACCCACCTCGTTGTTGCGCTCCGAGCTTGCGCCGGGGCCTTCGGGTTGGTCTTCCTCTATAGCTGCGGATACAATCTCTTTCTTCTTGCGCCTTCCATCTATCTCTTGCAGATCTATGACAGGGTCTTGTCGAGCCGGAGCGCCGACACACTGCTGATGCTGACTCTGATCATCGCCGTTGCCGTCCTGGTCGGGTCGATGCTGGATATCGTGCGCAGGGCAGCTCTTTCGCGCATCGGCAGCTGGCTGGACCACAGGCTGCGGCCCATGGTGCTCACCGCATCATTCGAATATGCCACTCTTGCCGATACGGGAGCCGCCACGGAGTGCTACCGGGACCTGGCCGCATTGCGCCAGTTTCTCGATTCACCGGCCAGTTCCCTCTTTTTCGACGTTCCCTGGGCGCCAGTATTCCTGCTGCTGCTCTTTCTCGTTCATCCGCTGCTCGGGACCATCGGTCTTCTGAGCGCAGTTGCACTTCTGCTGTTTGCGTTCCTGACGGAAGTGGCGACGAAAGAGCCGCTTACCCAGGCCAATTTTGCGCTTTCGAGCAGCTATATCCGATTTGCGACCGCCCTCAAGAACATCGAGGTGATCAGGGCGATGGGCATGCAGGATGGCGCTGCACAGATCGTCTATCGCGATGCAGAAATGGGAAGAAAGGCGCTGGACGTCGCGATGCATCGGACAGAAATCATTCTTGGTTTCTCCAAATCGATCCGCACGCTCGCGCAGATCCTAATGATGGGATCGGCGACATGGCTGGTGCTCGTAAACAGCGGCAGTCCCGGCATCATCTTCGTTGCGAGCCTGCTGCTCGGGCGCGGGCTTGCGCCAATCGAGGGCGCAATCGGGGCATGGCGCTCCTTCACGTTTGCGCGCAATGCCTTCAATCGCTTGAACAGAATGCTGATAACAGTTGCCTCGGAACACGATGGGAGAATAGTGCCGGTTCCGGAGCCTAACGGCCTTGTGCTCGATAATGTCAGCTATGTCAGGCCATTCGCCGATCGGCCGATATTGACCGGGATCACCCTGCGCCTGGCACCTGGCGATTGCGTAGCGCTGATTGGTCCGTCGGGATCGGGAAAATCAACGCTCGGTCGCGTCATAGCCGGCGTCGTGCCGGCCACGAGCGGATGTGTTCTTCTCGGCGGCGTGGATATCTCGACCCTGCGCCTTTGCGGGGGAACCCGCCATGTCGGATACCTGCCCCAGGACATCGAACTCTTCGGCGGAGCGATCAAGGATGTGATCGGTCGGCTGGACGGAGGAGATCCCGGCAAGGCGATCGACGCCGCAAAGCTGGTCGGATTGCACGAAGCGATCATGCGGCTTCCCCGGGGCTACGAGACCGATATCGGCGAAGGGGGAAACCTGCTCCTTCGGGCTCAGCGCCAACAGCTGGGACTGGCGCGCGCAGCCTATGGAAATCCATCTCTCGTCGTTCTCGACGATCCGAATTCGAGCCTGGATTATGAAGGCGAACGCATGCTGTTCACGGCGATCGAGCGCATGAAATCCCGAGGGATGACCGTCATCGTCATAACGCACCGGATGGGGATCCTGCCGGTCACCAACAAGATTGCCATCATGCGCAACGGGACGGTGGCTGCCTTCGGCGACAGCGACCGTATCTACGATACCTATCTTCAGCCACCATCTCGAACAGGAACATAGGGAAGG includes:
- a CDS encoding MFS transporter is translated as MNRLIPDVFRNPAIRVSMIAIFTFGFAGATTNPYRSVVGIVELGLSNGVYSALIFAAAAVNVIVSILFGNLADRLGEYRTMMLVAATFGILGYGAVYFFPTREIFVLSALLLLPVYGSLNSLLFANVRAAARGMAPGEIATVNSGTRAMISLSWVLVPGFTGVLLSSSPSMLPAYLFACISCLVCVGLIGILLPRQSGTDRAATHHLSYLAALGQVISPKIFSRVMAIALISSTLHVNDAIFPLVVTGAAHGTVADIGILVGIVALLEVVFIIVWSRMLRIVSQLTALAVGALIYAIYLMLLAFADQPWHVYALTIISGIGAASLISVPITYLQDLIAERPGLGSALISVNIFLSAGLSAVLFAAGTAITSYSGTAVVGAFSGLAGTAWLLFLDRRRRSG
- a CDS encoding response regulator transcription factor, producing the protein MGRNAPTVIIIEHSTLARTTVVKLLEHELAGWNFIDLISTESLDRALGAEVRLIALDLAGRSIESISLRDDLAAIAARFPEAPVTLLSSTDDVFIARQALTMGIRGLFSTSLGIDIALAGLRLVLAGGTFFPQLLGAVTNGPQQYIPARNEAEKSLDDRMQYLAIADFTPREADVLAELQSGCSNKVIAGKLNLSGHTVKMHLQHIMRKLQAQNRTEVVARLVQRAAGGHDVAPS
- a CDS encoding PE-PGRS family protein — its product is MPIPQLSDTIYLHNPDAGDANAGNGGDGINHGNIDYNPVAYVDPVQTVYGADTHLHNGDHVWQGADWDAGGGGPGGFSQAQNGFLASLTSGAGGAGGAATSNGSQGNTSGGDTATVNAATTATQYTQLVADQHATILAGVGGNGGNGNNALGGDISSAVVHTNPETTTVNNALDHFINAFGHIDVSHLGS
- a CDS encoding type I secretion system permease/ATPase, encoding MATISIKPLRPQTHLVVALRACAGAFGLVFLYSCGYNLFLLAPSIYLLQIYDRVLSSRSADTLLMLTLIIAVAVLVGSMLDIVRRAALSRIGSWLDHRLRPMVLTASFEYATLADTGAATECYRDLAALRQFLDSPASSLFFDVPWAPVFLLLLFLVHPLLGTIGLLSAVALLLFAFLTEVATKEPLTQANFALSSSYIRFATALKNIEVIRAMGMQDGAAQIVYRDAEMGRKALDVAMHRTEIILGFSKSIRTLAQILMMGSATWLVLVNSGSPGIIFVASLLLGRGLAPIEGAIGAWRSFTFARNAFNRLNRMLITVASEHDGRIVPVPEPNGLVLDNVSYVRPFADRPILTGITLRLAPGDCVALIGPSGSGKSTLGRVIAGVVPATSGCVLLGGVDISTLRLCGGTRHVGYLPQDIELFGGAIKDVIGRLDGGDPGKAIDAAKLVGLHEAIMRLPRGYETDIGEGGNLLLRAQRQQLGLARAAYGNPSLVVLDDPNSSLDYEGERMLFTAIERMKSRGMTVIVITHRMGILPVTNKIAIMRNGTVAAFGDSDRIYDTYLQPPSRTGT